The following coding sequences lie in one Cotesia glomerata isolate CgM1 linkage group LG5, MPM_Cglom_v2.3, whole genome shotgun sequence genomic window:
- the LOC123266215 gene encoding 40S ribosomal protein S21, producing the protein MENDQKEFVDLYWPRKCSSSNRIIHAKDHASIQLTLADVDPITGRMTDTHKMYAICGSIRRMGESDDCIVRLAKKDGIIAKNY; encoded by the exons ATGGAAAACGACCAAAAAGAATTCGTTGATCTTTACTGGCCGAGGAAATG CTCCTCGAGCAACAGAATTATTCATGCTAAAGATCACGCGTCTATCCAACTCACTTTGGCTGACGTTGATCCCATAACTGGACGTATGACTGACACACACAAGATGTACGCAATCTGTGGATCTATTCGTCgtatg GGTGAATCTGATGACTGCATCGTCCGATTGGCCAAAAAAGATGGAATTattgctaaaaattattaa